The nucleotide window CGGCGCGGTCCGTGGCCGAGACGTACTCGCCGGAGCGTGCGCTGTCGCCGACCGACGGCTGCTCCTCGTACTTGGAGGGGCACTTCGCCATGATGCCGTCCCGGTCGACGTAGAAGACGTCGCCGTCAAGCCGGCCGGTCGCCACCACCTCGGCGTGGTTGTCGAACGTGTCCGGAACGATGCCGTTGTAGACCGCCTGGATGGAATGGACGCGGTTCTCGACGCTGTCCGTAATCTCGAAGCGC belongs to bacterium and includes:
- a CDS encoding cytochrome c maturation protein CcmE, whose product is TQFYMEVEEVVADPEAWDGKALQVHGYAANVLRHPRSLDWRFEITDSVENRVHSIQAVYNGIVPDTFDNHAEVVATGRLDGDVFYVDRDGIMAKCPSKYEEQPSVGDSARSGEYVSATDRADN